In Bacillus sp. KH172YL63, one genomic interval encodes:
- a CDS encoding FAD-dependent oxidoreductase, translating to MDFQSDKAFPGTPEPYWRETAALPSFKKLDQNIKPDVTVVGGGIAGMTTAYLLAKGGKKVALIEAGRLLNGTTGHTTAKISAQHGLIYDELIHHFGEEFARKYYRSQTKALQFIKETVETLHIDCHFSHEDSYIYSTSDHYAKKVAKEYEAYQKLGINGELVNELPIDMPINNAVVMKDQAQFHPLKYLKALIDAYTSMGGQIFEGTAAKTINEGNSTQVVTADGYHLDSEYAVICTHFPFYDGMGFYFTKMHAERSYILGVKAKNTFPGGMYLSAEDPVRSLRAAIGQSGEELILIGGEKHKAGQGRDTTEHYDALKAFGEEVIGVEEVRYRWSAQDLITLDKVPYIGKLTEKHSSIFVATGFNKWGMTSGTLAGQILSDQILGNHHIYADLYTPSRFTADPSIKHFIMENTNVAVEFISGKLQIPTMKPGELKKGEGAIVNHKGRRCGGYRDEAGKLHLVDATCTHLGCETEWNHGDHTWDCPCHGSRFSIDGTVLEGPAKEPLPTFNGGTDL from the coding sequence ATGGACTTTCAATCTGACAAAGCTTTTCCCGGCACACCTGAACCCTATTGGCGGGAAACCGCCGCACTGCCCTCTTTCAAGAAACTTGATCAGAATATTAAACCGGATGTCACCGTGGTCGGCGGCGGGATCGCAGGCATGACGACTGCATACCTGCTTGCCAAAGGCGGGAAAAAGGTGGCCCTTATTGAAGCCGGCCGTCTTTTGAACGGAACAACGGGGCATACCACAGCTAAAATTTCTGCACAGCACGGATTGATCTACGATGAACTCATCCACCATTTCGGGGAGGAATTTGCAAGGAAGTATTATCGATCTCAAACGAAAGCCCTACAATTCATCAAGGAAACAGTCGAAACCCTTCACATCGATTGTCACTTTTCACATGAAGATTCCTATATCTACTCGACGTCGGACCATTATGCCAAAAAGGTCGCAAAGGAATACGAAGCTTATCAAAAGCTCGGGATCAACGGGGAGCTTGTCAACGAATTGCCTATCGACATGCCCATCAATAATGCCGTCGTGATGAAAGATCAGGCTCAGTTTCATCCCCTGAAATACTTAAAGGCCTTGATTGATGCATATACATCAATGGGCGGTCAGATCTTCGAAGGGACGGCGGCCAAAACTATCAATGAAGGGAACAGCACCCAGGTCGTGACAGCAGACGGCTACCATCTGGACAGTGAGTATGCGGTCATATGCACCCACTTTCCTTTTTACGATGGAATGGGCTTCTATTTCACGAAGATGCACGCTGAACGGTCGTACATCCTTGGGGTCAAAGCGAAGAACACCTTCCCGGGAGGCATGTACTTAAGTGCCGAAGATCCTGTCCGTTCGCTGCGCGCTGCCATCGGTCAGAGTGGAGAGGAACTCATCCTGATCGGAGGGGAAAAGCACAAGGCCGGCCAAGGAAGAGATACAACCGAACACTATGATGCCCTGAAAGCATTCGGGGAAGAAGTGATCGGCGTGGAGGAAGTCCGTTACCGATGGTCTGCCCAGGACCTGATCACATTGGATAAAGTCCCTTACATCGGAAAATTGACGGAGAAACATTCTTCAATCTTTGTGGCAACAGGATTCAATAAATGGGGCATGACCTCAGGCACGCTTGCCGGGCAAATCCTCTCTGACCAGATCCTTGGAAATCATCATATTTACGCCGACCTGTATACCCCATCCAGGTTTACGGCAGATCCAAGCATCAAACATTTCATTATGGAAAACACGAATGTTGCCGTTGAATTCATATCAGGAAAGTTGCAGATTCCAACCATGAAGCCAGGAGAGCTTAAGAAGGGGGAAGGCGCAATCGTCAACCATAAAGGGCGACGCTGTGGGGGCTACAGGGATGAAGCCGGAAAACTTCACCTCGTCGATGCCACCTGCACCCACCTCGGCTGCGAAACAGAATGGAACCACGGAGACCACACATGGGACTGCCCATGCCACGGCTCCCGCTTCTCCATCGACGGCACCGTCCTTGAAGGCCCTGCCAAGGAACCACTCCCAACCTTCAATGGAGGGACGGACCTCTGA
- a CDS encoding DinB family protein codes for MNDHMLFQQMDFIRQRTIAALDTTTEAHADEIPSGFRNSIRWNLGHILLSHENLVYSFAGENEQKSLPPTYDELFSFNTSPETWGTLVPPSLAELREHLEAQPKRLRETFSGRLDETGEKPFVLGGNTTFTTIGEVLSFANWHEGLHQGTITSIKRVQGIEDLWSKTER; via the coding sequence ATGAATGATCACATGCTTTTTCAACAGATGGATTTTATCCGCCAGCGGACCATCGCGGCACTGGATACGACGACGGAAGCACATGCAGACGAGATACCTTCAGGATTCAGGAATTCGATCCGATGGAACCTGGGGCATATCCTTTTATCTCATGAGAACCTTGTTTACTCTTTCGCAGGGGAAAACGAACAGAAATCTCTTCCGCCAACGTATGATGAGCTGTTCAGTTTCAACACAAGTCCTGAAACATGGGGCACGCTTGTCCCTCCATCTTTGGCGGAACTGAGGGAACATCTTGAGGCACAGCCGAAGCGCCTGAGGGAAACATTCTCCGGCCGCCTTGATGAGACCGGGGAGAAACCGTTTGTGCTTGGCGGCAACACGACATTCACCACGATCGGTGAAGTGCTGTCATTCGCCAACTGGCACGAAGGACTGCACCAGGGGACCATCACGTCCATCAAAAGGGTCCAAGGCATTGAAGACCTTTGGTCCAAGACTGAAAGGTAA